From Thermoplasma sp. Kam2015, one genomic window encodes:
- a CDS encoding DNA methyltransferase: MAEVRIPLHLIDDVVNRLRIADSIDTVREIVRDLRMEIDAKDADCETISVDEDAFNQILDKINDSRTTERAQHYADEIYRMIFKPKKLPYSDIDLSRWREYGDVMTDSLWIFRDRDYRGSKLGWYWGNFVPQIPRQMMMRYTKRGEWVIDPFSGSGTTLIEAKKMGRNAIGIEINPDVSIRSQGILGRMHGEGITRVYTGDSMSMDVKGIMAENGIDAFSLAILHPPYHDIIKFSDNPEDLSNARTIREFLDMLIRVVRNVSRNLAEGRFMAMVIGDKYRKGEWIPLGFYSMQAVLDNGFRLKSTIVKNFEFTRGKAGSEALWRYRALSGGFYVFKHEYIFVFQKI, translated from the coding sequence ATGGCTGAAGTTCGCATACCTCTGCATCTCATAGACGACGTTGTGAATAGGTTAAGGATTGCGGACAGCATAGACACTGTCCGTGAAATAGTAAGGGATCTTCGCATGGAAATTGATGCGAAGGATGCAGACTGCGAAACGATTTCTGTTGATGAAGACGCCTTCAATCAGATTCTTGATAAGATAAATGATTCCAGGACAACTGAACGCGCACAACATTATGCGGATGAGATCTACAGGATGATATTCAAGCCAAAAAAGCTCCCCTACAGCGATATCGATCTGTCGAGATGGAGAGAATACGGAGACGTTATGACGGATAGCCTTTGGATATTCAGGGACAGGGACTACCGCGGATCAAAACTTGGATGGTACTGGGGAAATTTTGTACCCCAGATCCCAAGGCAGATGATGATGCGATACACCAAGAGGGGTGAATGGGTGATCGATCCCTTCAGCGGAAGCGGAACCACGCTTATAGAGGCTAAGAAAATGGGAAGAAATGCGATCGGCATAGAGATAAACCCCGACGTAAGCATCCGGTCGCAGGGGATCTTAGGTCGAATGCATGGAGAAGGAATAACGAGGGTTTACACTGGAGATTCCATGTCCATGGACGTAAAGGGCATAATGGCCGAGAATGGAATAGATGCATTTTCCCTAGCGATTCTGCATCCTCCCTACCATGATATAATCAAATTCTCGGACAATCCTGAGGATCTATCGAATGCACGCACAATAAGAGAGTTCCTTGACATGCTCATAAGAGTGGTGAGGAATGTCAGCAGAAACCTCGCTGAGGGAAGGTTCATGGCCATGGTCATAGGCGACAAGTACAGAAAGGGCGAGTGGATACCTCTCGGTTTCTATTCTATGCAGGCGGTGCTGGATAATGGATTCAGATTGAAGAGCACCATAGTGAAGAATTTTGAATTCACCAGGGGAAAGGCTGGTTCCGAGGCGCTTTGGCGATACAGGGCCCTATCTGGCGGCTTCTACGTGTTCAAACATGAATACATATTCGTATTTCAGAAGATCTAA
- a CDS encoding RNA-guided endonuclease TnpB family protein encodes MITAAKVKLYPNERQKILLEKHFGSCRFVYNYFLAKRDEYYITHRDAKKSSLNYLDTQNMLIDLKKEYPWLYEINAQSLQMSLRFLDNAFKNFFHKNAEHPKFRIKGRNEYFAVPQHIKIRGNSIYFPKFSEGIYFKGSEKKLSEIKDINEIVITKDSGYYYCSIIYENEEELPEKKPLSAENSVGIDLGIEKFATLSNGIAIENPGFIKKVEKRIRQLQKQLSRKQNGSKNGRKHILKLQKEYMKLRNMREDFLDKISTAIAKQYDTIIIEDLNVHGMMQNHHISKSLSDVSFYSFKQKLEWKAEKYGKNIIEIGRFDPSSKICSSCGNIKHDLKLSDRIYHCNVCGLTIDRDHNASKNIRKIGLIKVGSVRSEFTPVVIAIYGLYGIYPYRQRSVVESGSSDASAEE; translated from the coding sequence ATGATAACAGCTGCCAAAGTGAAGCTGTATCCAAATGAAAGACAGAAAATTTTACTGGAGAAGCACTTTGGCAGCTGTAGATTCGTATACAATTATTTCTTAGCGAAGAGGGATGAATACTATATAACGCATAGGGATGCTAAAAAATCCTCTTTAAACTATTTAGACACACAGAACATGCTCATCGATCTAAAGAAGGAATATCCATGGCTGTACGAGATCAACGCCCAATCACTTCAGATGTCTCTACGTTTCTTAGACAATGCATTCAAGAACTTCTTCCATAAGAACGCAGAACATCCTAAGTTCAGGATCAAGGGAAGGAACGAATACTTCGCAGTACCACAGCACATCAAAATTCGAGGAAACAGTATATATTTCCCAAAGTTCTCTGAAGGCATATACTTCAAGGGCTCTGAGAAGAAGCTGTCCGAGATTAAAGACATCAACGAGATAGTAATAACCAAGGATTCAGGTTATTACTACTGCTCTATTATATATGAAAATGAGGAAGAACTGCCAGAGAAGAAGCCATTATCAGCAGAGAACTCCGTTGGTATAGATCTAGGCATCGAAAAATTTGCAACCTTATCGAATGGTATAGCAATAGAGAATCCAGGATTCATAAAGAAGGTAGAGAAAAGAATAAGACAATTACAAAAACAGTTATCAAGAAAGCAGAATGGATCGAAGAATGGAAGGAAGCATATACTTAAATTACAGAAGGAGTACATGAAGCTGAGAAACATGCGTGAAGACTTCCTTGATAAAATATCTACTGCGATAGCCAAGCAGTACGATACCATCATCATCGAAGACCTCAACGTACATGGAATGATGCAGAACCATCATATATCGAAGAGTCTAAGTGATGTTTCTTTCTATTCCTTCAAGCAGAAACTGGAATGGAAAGCAGAAAAATATGGAAAGAATATAATAGAGATAGGAAGGTTCGATCCATCATCTAAGATATGTTCATCATGCGGTAACATAAAGCATGATCTGAAGTTATCAGATCGCATATACCACTGTAACGTATGCGGATTAACTATCGACAGGGATCACAACGCATCAAAAAATATAAGGAAGATTGGACTTATAAAAGTAGGATCGGTGCGATCCGAATTCACGCCTGTGGTCATAGCGATATATGGCTTGTACGGAATATATCCGTACAGGCAGAGGTCGGTCGTTGAATCAGGAAGCTCCGATGCTTCAGCTGAGGAGTAG
- a CDS encoding G1 family glutamic endopeptidase: protein MRASTTSSENWAGYVITSSDYSVHNVSMSMIIPNTDTSGNSYAAFWVGIDGYNDNTVEQTGILAEPSGFGHNSKTVYKVWYEFYPAAPVYASFSASAGDYVYANVTYNGYGSFTTYIMVETSGGQIIGTFTGHATVSNALDDSAEWIVEAPASTSGILPLADFGVAEFGYDSTHISLTNYATVSGNYEPMGYFSPTEIIMVNQAGQPQATPSAISADLTSFNVTFDQTVTAHHGR, encoded by the coding sequence ATCAGGGCATCTACAACCAGCTCAGAGAACTGGGCTGGATACGTCATTACCAGCAGCGACTATTCCGTTCATAATGTAAGCATGTCCATGATCATACCGAATACCGATACGTCCGGTAATTCTTATGCCGCTTTCTGGGTGGGCATAGACGGCTACAACGACAACACTGTGGAACAGACTGGCATACTGGCAGAGCCCAGTGGATTCGGTCATAATTCAAAGACGGTGTACAAGGTATGGTACGAGTTCTATCCTGCGGCTCCCGTTTATGCCAGCTTCAGCGCATCAGCGGGTGATTACGTATATGCCAACGTCACCTATAACGGATATGGCAGCTTCACAACTTACATAATGGTTGAGACCTCTGGCGGTCAGATCATCGGTACATTCACAGGTCATGCGACCGTAAGCAATGCATTGGACGATTCTGCTGAATGGATCGTTGAGGCCCCGGCATCCACCTCAGGTATTTTGCCCCTCGCAGATTTCGGCGTTGCGGAATTTGGTTACGATTCCACGCACATATCGCTGACAAACTACGCGACTGTATCTGGTAACTATGAGCCCATGGGATACTTCTCGCCTACGGAGATAATCATGGTAAATCAGGCAGGCCAGCCACAGGCAACGCCATCGGCTATATCAGCAGATCTCACCAGCTTCAACGTTACCTTCGATCAGACAGTCACTGCACATCATGGAAGATGA